TTATCTTCTGTCGATAACAgttcataaaatgtataataatgtaattaattggTTGCAAAAACATTGTGGTTATGTTGCAACTACAGTGCATTGTTGTTCTCACCATGTTGTCCAATATTGTGACGAATGTCCAGAAGCATCTACATATGTATCTGGTCCACATTTTGTGAATGTTGCCTTAACACTCAAAGTGTTACACTTTTAGCTGTTCCTTGCTTCTCTATAACAGTTTCCCAAATCAGGTGCCCAAAATGGACTCAAATAAGACTTGCAGGGGGTACAAGAACTGAATTATGCGTTCACCAGATTATGTTACAAGAATAAAAAGTTAAACCAGCTTCTAGGCTGACCCTCAGTGTCATCAAAAAGCAAACATCGCCCCTAACTCCACCCCATCAAAACATGAGCAGCAGTTACACAAAACGTCAATTGTATGTGCAGTCCATCTCTCTAGGGAATGAGACCAGCTGGCTTGCATGTTCACCACAAACCAATGAGTTTCTGTTTGTCTGCTTCTAGGCTTTtactattattaacaataacaataataataaacactgtaCTACAATGCAATATACATAGGTCACCAAAATATTTCCTTAAGGAAGTGGGAGCAGGTGTGACACAAGCCATGTCCTGTTCAATCTTCCAGTTCTTTAATATCAGTTACTTCTCAGATATTCAGCGACTCTTTGTATGGATGTATTAATTCTTCTTATTCTGTGTGccttttgatttttgttttaaagtttcTGAATAAGATCAGATTTTTCTCATAAGACTTCCACCTATTTTCAcccaatattttttattttttattctttacaaTTCTTTTAAATTTACAATTTGATAAAATCCCTATGTTTATGTGATGCCTATATTAATACACTGTCTTTTGCGCTTTAGGAAGAGGATTCGGCCTACACCCTGCTGTTTGTCTTGCCATACGTGTCAACACCTTCTTGAGTTGCAGCCAATACCACAAAATGTACCGTACTGTTAAAGCAACCAGTGGCAGACAGATCTTTCAGCCCTTACACACCCTCCGAAATGCAGAGAAAGCCTTGCTTCCAGGATACCATCCCTTTGAGTGGCAGCCGGCATTGAAGAACGTGTCCAGCAACACAGAGGTGGGGATTATAGATGGGCTGTCTGGCTGGGTGGCTTCTGTGGATGACCAACAGATCAACACCATCTCCCGCAGGTTTCGCTATGATGTGGCTCTTGCCGCTGCTTTGAAGGACTTTGAAGAGGACATTGTGGAAGGCATGAGGGAGCAGCAGCTGGATGACAGCTTGACTGAGAGTTTCACTGTGATCATCAAGGAGGCTTGCGATGGCATGGGAGACGTCAGCGAGAAACATGGGAATGGCCCAGCTCTTCCTGAGAAAGCTGTCCGCTTCTCCTTCACCATCATGTCTATTTCCGCCCACAGCGAAGATGGGAAAAATGTCAAGATCTTCCAGGAGCTCAAACCTAACTCAGAGCTCTGCTGCAAGCCCCTGTGCCTTATGTTCGCGGACGAATCTGACCATGAAACGCTGACTGCTATATTGGGGCCTGTAGTGGCTGAGCGGGAAGCCATGAAAGAAAGCCGCTTGATCCTTTCAATTGGGGGCATGCTGAGGTCCTTCCGGTTTGTGTTTAGGGGCACAGGCTATGATGAGAAATTGGTCAGAGATGTGGAAGGACTTGAGGCTTCAGGGTCTACTTACATCTGCACCCTTTGTGATTCCACCAGAGCAGAAGCTTCTCAGAATATGGTGCTGCACACAATCACCAGGAGCCACGAGGAGAACCTAGAACGCTATGAGATCTGGAGGACCAACCCATACTCAGAGTCGGCCGATGAGCTGCGTGATCGGGTCAAAGGGGTTTCAGCAAAACCGTTCTTGGAAACGTTGCCCTCCATCGATGCGCTGCACTGTGACATCGGGAATGCCACCGAGTTTTACAAGATCTTCCAGGATGAAATTGGAGAGCTCTACATCAAAAGCAACCCCACCCGGGAGGAACGGAAGCGGTGGCAGTCTGCCCTAGACAAGCAGCTGAGGAAGAAGATGAACCTTAAGCCCATCATGAGAATGAATGGCAATTTTGCCCGCAAACTGATGACCAAGGAGACGGTGGATGCTGTGTGTGAGCTGGTTCCTTCTGAGGAGCGCCGAGAAGCTCTCAAGGAGCTGATGAATCTCTACCTCCAAATGAAACCTGTTTGGCGCTCCACCTGCCCAGCCAAAGAGTGTCCTGACTTGTTGTGCCGCTATAGCTTCAACTCGCAACGTTTTGCCGAGCTCCTATCTTCCACCTTCAAATACCGCTACGATGGCAAGATCACCAATTACCTGCACAAGACCCTCGCTCACGTGCCTGAGATCATTGAGAGGGATGGATCCATTGGGGCCTGGGCCAGTGAGGGCAATGAATCAGGGAACAAGCTCTTCCGTCGCTTCCGCAAGATGAATGCCAGGCAGTCCAAGTGTTACGAGCTGGAAGATATTCTCAAGCACCATTGGCTCTATACCTCAAAGTATCTCCAGAAGTTCATGGAGGCTCATAAGAACTCAGCTAAGGCTTTTGAAGCCACCATCAATCCAGTGGAGACCCCGGAGGATGAAGCTGAACTCATGGAGTCTCTGGTGTTTTGAGATGGCAAGGGCCACTCCTGCTGTTCTCCTACATGGTTCTGTGCCTGAGAAAGATGAAGTTCTTCGATTGGGTTGTGATGGCTAAACAGCTTAGGTTCAGGCAATGAAAGTCCAGGCTAAACAAGAGTGGTTAAATGGTTAAAGGTGGCCAAATAACCATAGTTCATATTGAATAGGTTATCTACACCTCATGTATATGAGGTTTGGTTAGATATTTTAGTTTGGACACATTTGGTTTATTCATCTGGAAAGtaggacattttttaaatatttttaaaggaagGCTCAACAATTT
The genomic region above belongs to Amia ocellicauda isolate fAmiCal2 chromosome 4, fAmiCal2.hap1, whole genome shotgun sequence and contains:
- the rag1 gene encoding V(D)J recombination-activating protein 1: MAAPLAETPLRSMPDEIQHPYSKFSDWKFKLFRIKSIEKAPLAREKENQPAQIILAQPPKDVEMLGGETPSMGVMKLCLGGKSRESVENNRVDLKLVEIETHMARLRCLCRLCGGPLKRGKANLEYEVQGTLDDVSREALRKMGCKARGWPEVILKVFKLDVTGDLETVHPAFFCHSCWKAAMRGGGFCCFSNTQVPQWKPHSAFCKLCSQTVLSLKRKRKSPRSQLAKRTKSDFGERSVRGRKSKDQGKPKPKPKPWTKVHIQRKFWVKNITCCKSIHLSAKLLLVDYPVDFVRSVTCQVCDHLLAEPVQASCKHLFCRACILKYIRALGTHCPACHVPCIPSDLVTPAKAFMGVLNSLVIRCPAEGCQEQVRLEDYWAHTLCHQESQSNDIYLPVNKGGRPRQHLLSLTRRAQKHRLRELKNQVKAFAEKEEGGDIKSVCLTLFLLALRAGNEHRQADELEAMMQGRGFGLHPAVCLAIRVNTFLSCSQYHKMYRTVKATSGRQIFQPLHTLRNAEKALLPGYHPFEWQPALKNVSSNTEVGIIDGLSGWVASVDDQQINTISRRFRYDVALAAALKDFEEDIVEGMREQQLDDSLTESFTVIIKEACDGMGDVSEKHGNGPALPEKAVRFSFTIMSISAHSEDGKNVKIFQELKPNSELCCKPLCLMFADESDHETLTAILGPVVAEREAMKESRLILSIGGMLRSFRFVFRGTGYDEKLVRDVEGLEASGSTYICTLCDSTRAEASQNMVLHTITRSHEENLERYEIWRTNPYSESADELRDRVKGVSAKPFLETLPSIDALHCDIGNATEFYKIFQDEIGELYIKSNPTREERKRWQSALDKQLRKKMNLKPIMRMNGNFARKLMTKETVDAVCELVPSEERREALKELMNLYLQMKPVWRSTCPAKECPDLLCRYSFNSQRFAELLSSTFKYRYDGKITNYLHKTLAHVPEIIERDGSIGAWASEGNESGNKLFRRFRKMNARQSKCYELEDILKHHWLYTSKYLQKFMEAHKNSAKAFEATINPVETPEDEAELMESLVF